The Sporosarcina ureae genomic sequence AAATCTGTCGCACTAGCAGACTCTTTACCACTCAAATATTCACGGAATGAAAACGTAGAATTCGGCTGAATCTCTAAACCATTCAAGTCTTCCATTACTAAACGCAAACCTTTTGCTAGTTCATCCACTTCATATGTAGCAGAAGCAATGACTTGTTTCTGCTCGTATACTTCAGGTATAAAACTCGCTATATATACTTGCTGTGGCATAATACCACTCCGTAGCTGAACTTCTAGTTGGGCAGCTATTTTCTCCACGTCTTCTTCACTGAATGAAAGCGAATTAAAATTTTGTTTCATCACCGTACGTAGCCCTTCGCGGGAGACATTTGCGATTAATGAATTATCCACTCCACTTTTTGCTTCGTTTAGTGTTGCATCTGGATCGAAACTTACTACATCTGCTGGAACATCTACTTGAAGATCTTGCACAATCAATTGCACGGACAAGTTCTGTTCAAGCTCTAAAAAATTATTTACTAGCTTCTCTTTCGCATCTTTACGATTATGCTTTGATATGTCAAACGGCCCTGCATATGTGTGTTTACTAAACTTTTTAAAGTTTGAGAGGAAGCCGTCGCCTGCGTAAGCTTGTTGGGCGAAAATTGCGGAGCCTACAAGTAGTAGAGCGCCTAGAAAAAGGAATATTTTGTATACGTTTGGTTTCAATAGTTATCGCCTCGCAATGTCATATCTAGTTTTTGTAATATTCTACTTCTATTTCGGGCTTCTCCCAAACAGGTTCAATTAAATTGGGTGTATCCGGATTAGTTGAAGAGTTACCACTACTCTCGCAATTTTTAAACAAGATACTAGGATTACTTTTATAATCCGATTCTTTAATAGCGATATACCGGCTATCGTTTATAGGATAATTTTTTGTGCCGTCTCGTAATACAAAATAAATTTTACTTGTAGAATCAATTGTTATTTGATTCAAATAAACATTTCCACCTACGCAAACTTTCGAATTATTTGTTATGGATTGTTTCCCCGAATTGGGTTCCCAGTTGCCTTTAACTGCGAGGGTACTTGACGAATTGATATTCACTTGTTTCTTAGGAACAAAATTACCTCGAATACCGATAAAACTTCTATTTAATTCAGCATGTTCAACTATGAAATGACCGAGAGACAGGAGATGAAGTGAATCTGTATTGTTCATATTCTTCACTGAAATATTGCCTTTAGCGTATACATTGATATTCTTCATTTTATTCATGTTGAATGGACCGATCTCGCCTTCGAGATAAATAGAAGTATTCTTATAGTCCATTCCAAGGTTACCGTTATTACCTTTTACAGCATTAACGGCGAAATATATAGCTGGACCCTTAAAGTTGGTAATATTTTCAACATCTGTTTCTAAACAAGCATTCACTGAAGGACATTTTACAGTGGGTTTATTGATAAAGGGTAGTTTTCCGGTCTCAAACCAGTCTAATTTTTCAACTCCACTACCTTGCTGCCCCGATCCCCCAGCTTCGGTTTGATCTACGTTGCATTCTGGCATAACAAAACTTAGTGTGAATTCCAAAGGTTTGTCAGTTGTATTATATTTACCAAAGATCTCTCCAGTAATCTCTACCGAATATGTGGTTATATCTTTTTTTATGCTGATTGAGCCACTAGTAAACTTATAATTTTCCTCAGCTAAATCAACAGGAGTGATAGTATGATTATTCAACTGTTTCCATAGTTCATCTATAGCATCTATTCTTTTTTGTTTCGCCATGTTCCTAATAGCTTCTGGTTTATTGGGTTCTTTACTATTATTTATTTGTGCTTTCTCTGCTAAAAATTTATCGTTATACATCTTCCAAATGCTCGTTTTAACAGAATTGTATTTATTTATATAACTCCATTTATAATAATCTACGCCCATTTCAGCCGCCATATATGCTAGATTATTCGAATCAACAATCTTTTCTTGTTTCGCATTACTAATTGAACCTCTCATAAACAGAGCACTTGTGATCAAGATTAGGACAATTGCCAATAAAACAATTACCAATGCATACCCGTTCTCATTCTCTCGATTGTTCATAGTTATCAACCTTTCATCAGGTAGATCTTTTATATCTGGATGCTATTAGTGGAAAGGTAATACTTAACTTAGTATTTTCTGGAGAAGTTATTTTAAATTTCTCAATCTCCAAATCTTCAAAATCTGCTTCAATATCATATCGAACCCCTTCTGGTGATATCATTTGATCACCCATACTGTATATAAAACCCTCACTAATACTAAATCTTTTTCTATCTTGAGATTTTTCAATCTGACAATTTTCTACACTGACGTTATTAGGTGTAATGACAAATTCGTATTCTTTACAGGTACGATGAATCCTAAGAATTTCAGTAGAAATATAATTACCTTCTTGCTGTAACCTTAATTTATTGGTTTCTAAAACACTGGAACGTGAACTAATAGATATTGTTGTCCATATCAAACCGGTAACCAGAGTCACTAACAAGAGTGTAGCTAACACTTCGACGAGTGTCATTCCCTGTTCATTTTGTTTGATGATAAGCCCTCCTTTAATCTACAGTTTTTTCCATGTAACCGAATGTTTCACTAATTTCACGCTCTCCTTTAAATACGGCAATATGAATTCGATACAATTCGACCTCACCTTTTTGTGTTGTAGGCAAGTCGGATTTCTTTTTACAGGTTACACGATATGTGAAAATAGGTTCTTCCTTATGGCTGTATTCATAAACAATATGTCCGGGCTTTGTTACGAAATCCTCTTTAATATTCTCCAAATCATCATTTCTATTTAAAGGTAAAGGATTTTCCTTCCAAACTAGCAATTCTTTTTTTGCTAGACTAATCGTTTCTAACTTTGCTTCAGTTTTTGAATTTAAATTACTCATCTGAGGAAATATCGTCATAAAGCTAATAAAAATAATACCAAGTATAGTTAGTGCGGCTAATATTTCAACCATCGTGAAGCCTTTATCATTTTCATACTTCATGACAACATTCTCTCCTCTATTAACATTCATCATTTTATCCTACTAAAACTAAATACCTTACTATAAACATAAAAGTCTATAAAACCAATTTTATTAAGCCTATTGTCTCATTAAACTACTTAATAAGTAAAGAGAGCCAACAACTACCTTTATGTATTTTTTCGAACATTTTACATCCACTTCTTCAAATGAAATCACACGACTTGCCTCTATAGGACAAACCGCTTGCAAATCCTCCGCTTTCGCAGCCTGTGCATGCGGAAAATCCACAAACGTAAAACTATTCGCAAGTGGTGCTAAAATCTCCAACGTAGCTTGATAGTCTTTCGTATTCAACATCCCCACAACCCAGTCCACTTTCTCTCCTGGAAATTGCTCCTTGATCGTACGTACTAACATACGCGCGGCCGCAGGATTGTGAGCCCCGTCAATATAAACGTGATCTGCAAGCTTTTGGAATCTAAACGGCAAGGCTACATTGGCTAAAGCTTTAGCCACATGATCTTGTTTCAATGGCACTCCCGCCATTGATAAAGCTTCTATAGCAACGGCAGAATTAATCGCTTGATGGGGTCCTTTCATATTACGCTCGGGAATCTCAAATGTAGATATACCACTGAAGATTTCAGTAGTCTCTTGTTTCATTGTGAATTCTTCGTCATATGCGCGCACCAAACTTTTATTCGTCTTCGCCTCTGCCAAGACAACCTCTTTCGCCTCTTGTAGCAATTCTCCTATAACGACTGGAATATACGGCTTAATAATGCCCGCTTTATGTGCGGCAATCTTTTCAACTGTATCTCCAAGAAATCCCGTATGATCTAGCGCAATCGATGTAATGACCGAGACTAAAGGTGTCACAACGTTCGTGCTGTCGTATTTACCACCCATCCCCGTCTCAAGTAAAACATAATCAGGTTCTGCGTTACGGAACGCCAAAAACGCCGCCACCGTCAGCAATTCAAAGTCCGTCAGCATCCCACTTAATCCTGCTGCTTTCATTTCTTCAAACACATATTCTAATTCCTCATGAGTAATCGGTTTCCCATTGATCCGAATTTGATCATGTACATCCAGTATGGCGGGTGAAGAAAATACGCCAGTCTTAAATCCATGCGCTTGTAAAACTGCTTCCATTACCGCAATCGTCGAACCTTTACCGTTCGTACCTGCCACATGAATAATTCGCAAATCTTTCTCCGGGTTCAAGATATTCGCCAAAGCCTCTTCTATCGCATCCAATCCCGGTTTAATCTCGTTATCACTCATTATGTCAAATTGTTTTTTATATTCATCAAGTTTTGGAATCAAAGAAAATCCTCCTGTGCTAAAATTAAGTTATAGATCTAGTATAGCAAAGGTGGCGTTAGGATTGAAAAGTTGTTGGGTGATTTATAATGGTAGTTTAACAAGTGATAAATTCGCTGATCAAGCGCGGCTTGTGCAGGAGGCGGCAGAGCGAGCCGGAGTACAGGCGACGATCTTAAAAAATTATGAAGTGCTGATGGACGCGCAAAATCAGATAAAAGATGCTCCTGATTTTGTCGTTTTCCTCGATAAAGATACATTGCTTGCACAGTATTTAAAAAATGTGGGAATCCCTATCTTCAATGATCCTGAAGTTATTGAAACATGTGATAATAAAGCCAAGCAGTATCTTGAACTTGCAAAGCATGGTGTCGCGATGCCGAAGACAATCATCGCACCGAAGGTTTATCCAAATTTCACGATTACGGATAGCGGTTATTACGAGAATGTCCTTGAAACGCTTGGCTTGCCTATGATTATTAAAGAAGGTCATGGCTCATTTGGTATGAAAGTGTATTTGATCGAGACGAATCAAGCTTTCTACGAGAAAGTCGATGAGTTGCGTGGCGTAGATTATGTCTTTCAAGAGTTCATTGAGACGAGTAGAGGGCGGGACTTACGCGTCAATATAGTGGGCGATCAGGTCATTGCGGCCATGTATCGCCATTCAGAGACAGATTTCCGGGCGAACATTACGAACGGTGGTGTAGCTGAAGTGGTGGAATTGACATCCGCACAAAAAACACTCGCTATGGAAGCAGCAAAAGCAGTTGGTGCGGAATTCGCTGGAGTGGATTTATTATTCGGTGTGGATGAACAACCTCTCGTTTGTGAAGTTAACGGCGCAGCGCATATCCGGAACCTCTTGAACGTCACCGGTATCAATGTCGCGGATGCAATGATTGCGTACATATTGGAGAAGATTAAATGAAAGGCGCAGTCTACTATAACGTGAAGGAAGTAATGAGGAATCAAGCATTTATCGACGATCTTTTGAAAGAAGCAAAATACTTAGATATCGAATTGAAGTTAATCACTGATTCACCTACCGAGCCACTAGATTTCATTTTATTCCGAGATCGTGATCCTAATTTAACTTTGAAATTGGAACAAGCAGGTTATCGCATGTTTAATCGAGCGAGTGTGCAGAAAATCGCTAATGATAAACTGCGCACATTTGAACTTGCTACTCTACTTGGCATTTCCGTCGTCCCCACATTCAAAGCGGACCAACTTCCTACGTTGCCTTTTGTACTGAAAACTCGCGGAGGCCATGGTGGTAGCGAAGTATTTCTATGTGAATCTGTTCAACAAACTGAGGATATTCTAAATCAGTTCGATCACAATGAACTAATCGCGCAGCCCTTCATCGAATCGAATGCAACAGATGTTCGAGTATTCATGCTCGGCAATGAAGTATTAGGTGCTGTAAAACGATCTGGGGCGAAAGATTCGTTCAAATCCAACTTCACTTTAGGTGGCACTGTTGAAAAATATACGTTGAACGACACTGAAACCAATCAAGTTCAAACGATTTCCCGGGCAATTTCTAGTGACTATATTGGCATTGATTTCATACTTCCAATTACAGGCGGCTGGTTATTGAATGAAATCGAGGATCCCGTTGGCGCCCGTTCACTCTATCAAACACACGATTTTTCAGTTGCCAAGAAATTATTGGAGTATGTCAAAAATCAATTGGGTGTTGAATGATGAGAAAACGCTATACTAATTTGGATGACGTAGATACGAGTAAATCAGTTAGTGAAATGATTCGTTGGCAGAAAGAACGTAATGAAAAAAAGAAAGATTTACGGATCGTAATCGAACAAGCACCGACTAAAGAAATAGAAAAGCTCGTAGCCAATCGATCCGAAGCAACCATTACTTGGATTGGGCACTCCACATTTTTGATTCAAATTAGCGGCCTTAATGTGATTACTGATCCAGTTTGGGCAAAACGGATGGGATTTCAGAATCGATTAACGGAACCAGGAATTGCACTAGATGAATTGCCAGAGATTGACGTTGTGGTTATTTCACACGGACATTATGATCATTTGGACTTCGGCACGATCAAACACCTAAAAGGCAAACCTATATATTTTGTTCCTATTGGCTTACGGAGAAAGTTCCAAATTAGAGGAATTAAAAAGGTCATCGAAGCAGAATGGTTTGATTCATTTGTGTTTGAAGGCCTGAAATTCTCGTTCGTTCCTGCGCAACATTGGACGAAACGGACATTGACGGATACGAATACTTCTCATTGGGGTGGCTGGATTATCGAAAGTGCTGAGCAATCGATTTATTTCGTTGGAGATACGGGATATTTCCGTGGATTTTCAAAGATAGCGAAGCAATTCACTATTAACACGGTGATCATGCCGATCGGGGCGTATGAGCCAGAATGGTTTATGAAGGAAAGTCACCTCACACCTGAGGATGCAGTGAAAGGTTTTTTGGAGGTAGCTGGTCAAACATTTATACCGATGCATTACGGAACTTATCATTTAGCTGACGATACTGGACCCGAAGCGCTTGAAAGACTGAATGCTGAGTGGAACAGATTGCAGTTAAATGAAGATCAATTAAAGAAGTTGCTTATTGGCGAGACGTTATGGTTATAAAAAATAGAGACTACCGCAGAAAGTCATTTCACAATGATTTTTTGTGACAGTCTCTTTTAAGCAAGGGGTTGAAATCCATTTAATCTCTAGCATTGGATTTAGCAAAGAAAGCCGTCATGAGTGATAAAAAGATTGGTACAATACTCCATAAAAGAAATTTCCAATTACTCGTTACCAATGATAAAACCAAGAAAAACATGAATGCTAGAATCGCAATAATAACAGCGTGCTTTTGAATTTCTTTCATTTTCTATCCTCTTTCTAATAGTGCTACTGCCACAACAAGGTCAAAAAGAAATCCCAATACTTGAAGCACCTCCAAGAGGAAGTAAAACTTACGATTGAAGAAGTACATAATGAATGTTTTATCTCAAGTGATCACCCGATGACAAAAAACATTATATATCTTTTATTGCCTTCTCTACTGGTGATCAAGTTCAAATCATCAAACAGTATCCTGAGTGGAGTTTCCAAACACGCCTACCAAAACGAAAACATGGCACTTTATTTTGGTACAATACCCAGTTCGGTTTGTTATATCAATTTATTTAAAATGTAAAAAGTGCTTCTCTCTATCCATTATCTCTGAAGAAGTCTATCGTTTGGTTACAGGTGACATAAGCCAATTCTTCATTGTATGCAAAAGCGTAGGGATCACTAAATCCGTGTAGACCTTCATACATAAATACATCTACGTTCGGCTTCTCTAGTTTCAAAAGCATTTCATTGACATCAAATGACCTCTCAGCATTTGGAAAATACAATAACGTCGGACAAGTTGGATTAACACCTACATAATCCCGAATTCGCGATCCATAGTATCCAATGATCCCATCAACGCATTCTTCCTCACTGCATAGCCAAGCAATTGTCGCCCCCACACTAAATCCAAGGATAAATACTTTTACATACCGATTTTTCATATCCATTAGTAGCTCTTTAACCTTATGTGCGCTATTTTCAAAACCTGCACGGTCCATGAAGTTTCCATAAGCTAACTCTTCCTGCGAATAATCAAAAGGGATTTCCTGCGGTATCAGATTGGGACAGATCACATCGAAGCCTTTCTCAGACAACGATTCACAAATGTCTTTCATAAATTGATTTATTCCGTAGATTTCATGAAGAACTATGATACAAGTTTCAGAAGTAGATTTCTTTTCAATCATTCATTTTCTCCTCACGTAATTCATCCTCATATCCACTCACGAAACTGGTTTACTAAAAGTTACTGATTCCATTATGAATATGGCTACAAGCGCTGATCCTACTTTTTTCATCATATCGAAACCCTCTTTTCTAGATCGTGCCCTGTACAATTATATTTCTTCTTTATTACCATAACTCTCATAAGCAAAATATCCACCTAATAAACCTAATGAAGCACCTAAACTAAAGGCAAATCCTAACGAAATAGGAGAAATCATACTGATTAGTAAACCCACTATACAACCGGCCAACATTCCAAGAGGTATCAAACTATCCAACAATGTCTGAGAACTCTTCGATTTTTTCTTAGGCATCGCACCTTGCTTCGTTTTCTGATCCAGTCTCTTAATGACAAATACCACAATAAAGCCCGCTATTATAATCGGTAATACTATGCCTAGAATTTCAATAACTGTTTGCATAACTATTCTCCTCTTTATCAGCACCTATAATTATATTATGTAAACTAGAATGAAAGATTTTTAATTTTTCTTAGTATAAAACTTATCCGAATCCCACTCGATATTCACCGTAGTCAATTCCTCTTTATCAGGTATTCCATATTATTTATTAGCGTAACAAGTGAAGACATGATCTCATTTCGCTTTGCAGAGCACATTGTGCATGCGATTGCTGATCTGTAAAAATTAAAAAATCATTTATCTACTTTTTCAAACAACTCCATTCTCGAGAATCGAAAACGTCTTGTGTTCACAATCAATCTCCGCCATCGCCCCATACGGTAAAATAAACTTAGGTTCCGTATGACCAAAGTTCAAATTATATAAAATAGGTAGCTGCTCCAACTGATACTCTTTCATCACTTTAAGAATTTCCACTTTATATTCCTTATAATATTTCTCATCTTGCGGTTTTCCCAAAATAATTCCATTCGCTTTTTGCAAAATTCCTTGCGCAGCATAATTTCTTAGCCAGTATCGAATCAAATTAGGGGCAGGCTTTTCTTCTGATGTTTCAAAGAACAGGATACTATCATTCCAGTACTCTGTATCCGGCCAAAGTTCCGTCCCTTTCGCAAACTCCAACACTTCCATACAGCCACCGATCAGTCTGCCTTTTACAGTACCGGAACCTTGAAGCAACTCATAACCCGTATTTTGATTCATCGTGCGACGTATATGTTTATTCGGTTCAATCCATTCTAACCGCTCACTTGTCCAACTTTCGGCAGGTTCAATCTCACCGATTATTTCATTGGAAAAGAGAGTCCGGTTTACCATTTCGACTGTATAAGGGTTCATCTCCACATTTTCGGCGAAGTCCGTTAAAATAGCCGGCCCGTAGAAAGAGGAAATACCTGCCTTATGGCAAAATAAATGAGATATCGTGACATCAGAGTATCCGATGAATATCTTCGGATTGTTTTGTATTACTGTAAAGTCCACATAAGGAAGCAAGCGAATACTGTCTTCTCCCCCGATATTCGCAAAAATCGCTTTAATGGAAGGGTCGCGAAATGCCGTCATCAGATCTTCAGCACGCGCTTTGGGGTTCTGATAAAGATAGTCGGCTCCCTTTAAACTGTTTGGCATCGGAACTACTGTCAATCCAAAGACTTCCTCTAGCCTTTTTACACCTTGTTTATAACGCCACTTAAGCTCCGGTTCACCCGCGCCTCCCCATGATGGACTTACCGTCGCGACTGTATCTCCCCGTTGAAGTGTAGTAGGTTTTGTCAGCATATTAAGCCTCCTTTTGATTGTCTTTCTTGACAATGTTAAACTTTCCTGTTTTCATACATCACTTGATACCGGTCGATATAAACATCGTGGCATCCTCGTTTACGAAAATATTGTTTCCGCTATAGAAGTTTCTA encodes the following:
- a CDS encoding PulJ/GspJ family protein: MKYENDKGFTMVEILAALTILGIIFISFMTIFPQMSNLNSKTEAKLETISLAKKELLVWKENPLPLNRNDDLENIKEDFVTKPGHIVYEYSHKEEPIFTYRVTCKKKSDLPTTQKGEVELYRIHIAVFKGEREISETFGYMEKTVD
- a CDS encoding bifunctional folylpolyglutamate synthase/dihydrofolate synthase, producing MIPKLDEYKKQFDIMSDNEIKPGLDAIEEALANILNPEKDLRIIHVAGTNGKGSTIAVMEAVLQAHGFKTGVFSSPAILDVHDQIRINGKPITHEELEYVFEEMKAAGLSGMLTDFELLTVAAFLAFRNAEPDYVLLETGMGGKYDSTNVVTPLVSVITSIALDHTGFLGDTVEKIAAHKAGIIKPYIPVVIGELLQEAKEVVLAEAKTNKSLVRAYDEEFTMKQETTEIFSGISTFEIPERNMKGPHQAINSAVAIEALSMAGVPLKQDHVAKALANVALPFRFQKLADHVYIDGAHNPAAARMLVRTIKEQFPGEKVDWVVGMLNTKDYQATLEILAPLANSFTFVDFPHAQAAKAEDLQAVCPIEASRVISFEEVDVKCSKKYIKVVVGSLYLLSSLMRQ
- a CDS encoding ATP-grasp domain-containing protein, with translation MKSCWVIYNGSLTSDKFADQARLVQEAAERAGVQATILKNYEVLMDAQNQIKDAPDFVVFLDKDTLLAQYLKNVGIPIFNDPEVIETCDNKAKQYLELAKHGVAMPKTIIAPKVYPNFTITDSGYYENVLETLGLPMIIKEGHGSFGMKVYLIETNQAFYEKVDELRGVDYVFQEFIETSRGRDLRVNIVGDQVIAAMYRHSETDFRANITNGGVAEVVELTSAQKTLAMEAAKAVGAEFAGVDLLFGVDEQPLVCEVNGAAHIRNLLNVTGINVADAMIAYILEKIK
- a CDS encoding ATP-grasp domain-containing protein; translated protein: MKGAVYYNVKEVMRNQAFIDDLLKEAKYLDIELKLITDSPTEPLDFILFRDRDPNLTLKLEQAGYRMFNRASVQKIANDKLRTFELATLLGISVVPTFKADQLPTLPFVLKTRGGHGGSEVFLCESVQQTEDILNQFDHNELIAQPFIESNATDVRVFMLGNEVLGAVKRSGAKDSFKSNFTLGGTVEKYTLNDTETNQVQTISRAISSDYIGIDFILPITGGWLLNEIEDPVGARSLYQTHDFSVAKKLLEYVKNQLGVE
- a CDS encoding MBL fold metallo-hydrolase, which codes for MRKRYTNLDDVDTSKSVSEMIRWQKERNEKKKDLRIVIEQAPTKEIEKLVANRSEATITWIGHSTFLIQISGLNVITDPVWAKRMGFQNRLTEPGIALDELPEIDVVVISHGHYDHLDFGTIKHLKGKPIYFVPIGLRRKFQIRGIKKVIEAEWFDSFVFEGLKFSFVPAQHWTKRTLTDTNTSHWGGWIIESAEQSIYFVGDTGYFRGFSKIAKQFTINTVIMPIGAYEPEWFMKESHLTPEDAVKGFLEVAGQTFIPMHYGTYHLADDTGPEALERLNAEWNRLQLNEDQLKKLLIGETLWL
- a CDS encoding dienelactone hydrolase family protein, with product MIEKKSTSETCIIVLHEIYGINQFMKDICESLSEKGFDVICPNLIPQEIPFDYSQEELAYGNFMDRAGFENSAHKVKELLMDMKNRYVKVFILGFSVGATIAWLCSEEECVDGIIGYYGSRIRDYVGVNPTCPTLLYFPNAERSFDVNEMLLKLEKPNVDVFMYEGLHGFSDPYAFAYNEELAYVTCNQTIDFFRDNG
- a CDS encoding S66 family peptidase, with protein sequence MLTKPTTLQRGDTVATVSPSWGGAGEPELKWRYKQGVKRLEEVFGLTVVPMPNSLKGADYLYQNPKARAEDLMTAFRDPSIKAIFANIGGEDSIRLLPYVDFTVIQNNPKIFIGYSDVTISHLFCHKAGISSFYGPAILTDFAENVEMNPYTVEMVNRTLFSNEIIGEIEPAESWTSERLEWIEPNKHIRRTMNQNTGYELLQGSGTVKGRLIGGCMEVLEFAKGTELWPDTEYWNDSILFFETSEEKPAPNLIRYWLRNYAAQGILQKANGIILGKPQDEKYYKEYKVEILKVMKEYQLEQLPILYNLNFGHTEPKFILPYGAMAEIDCEHKTFSILENGVV